In a single window of the Nicotiana tomentosiformis chromosome 10, ASM39032v3, whole genome shotgun sequence genome:
- the LOC104093720 gene encoding alanine--glyoxylate aminotransferase 2 homolog 3, mitochondrial-like, with amino-acid sequence MQRFVIRRARWVGEVRGGSQRCYSQLGLASKKDDDMITPRMPHFDYSPPPYDGPTGDEIMNKRREFLSPSMFYFYEKPLNLVHGKMQYLYDDNGRRYVDAFGGIATVSCGHCHPDVVEAIINQTKRLQHSTILYLNHTITDFAEALASKLPGDLKVVFFTNSGTEANELAMMMARLYTGRHDIISLRNAYHGNAAATMGTTGQSIWKFNVVQSGVHHAINPDPYRGVFGSDGEKYAKDVDDLIQFGTSGKVSAFMSESIQGVGGIVELAPGYLPAVYNIIRKAGGLCIADEVQAGFARTGSNFWGFENQEVVPDIVTMAKGIGNGIPLGAVVTTPEIAQVLTHHNYFNTFGGNPVCTAAGLAVLRVIEKEKLQENARVVGSYLKERLLAIKDKYEIVGDVRGKGLMLGVELVTDRELKTPARAETLHIMDKIKDMGVLVGKGGFYGNVFRITPPLCFTKEDADFLADVMDCALSKI; translated from the exons ATGCAGAGGTTTGTAATAAGAAGAGCAAGATGGGTTGGAGAGGTACGAGGTGGATCACAACGTTGTTATTCTCAATTAGGCCTAGCATCCAAAAAGGACGATGATATGATCACACCTCGGATGCCTCACTTCGACTACTCTCCTCCGCCGTATGACGGGCCCACCGGCGATGAAATCATGAACAAACGGAGAGAGTTTCTTAGCCCTTCCATGTTCTACTTCTATGAAAAACCG CTTAATCTGGTACACGGCAAGATGCAATACTTATATGACGACAATGGACGTAGATATGTTGATGCATTTGGAGGAATTGCAACTGTATCTTGTGGACACTGCCACCCTGATGTCGTAGAAGCAATCATAAATCAAACCAAACGCTTACAGCACTCCACCATCTTATACCTTAATCACACAATCACTGATTTTGCTGAGGCACTTGCTTCTAAGTTGCCTGGTGATCTCAAG GTTGTGTTCTTTACTAATTCTGGGACTGAAGCAAATGAGTTAGCAATGATGATGGCAAGACTATACACGGGTCGTCATGATATCATCTCTCTTAGGAATGCTTACCATGGAAATGCAGCTGCCACTATGGGCACCACTGGGCAAAGCATATGGAAATTCAATGTAGTACAG AGTGGAGTGCATCATGCCATAAACCCTGACCCATACAGAGGAGTTTTTGGTTCTGATGGTGAGAAGTATGCGAAGGATGTTGACGATCTTATCCAATTTGGAACATCTGGAAAAGTTTCTGCTTTTATGTCTGAATCCATACAG GGAGTTGGTGGAATAGTTGAATTGGCTCCAGGTTACTTGCCTGCTGTATACAACATTATACGAAAAGCGGGAGGTCTTTGTATCGCAGATGAAGTTCAAGCAGGATTTGCTCGCACTGGGAGCAATTTCTGGGGATTTGAGAACCAAGAAGTGGTTCCTGACATAGTGACAATGGCAAAA GGCATTGGAAATGGAATACCACTTGGGGCTGTAGTAACAACTCCTGAGATAGCACAAGTCTTGACTCATCATAATTACTTCAACACATTTGGTGGAAACCCTGTGTGTACCGCTGCTGGACTTGCTGTTCTTAGAGTGATTGAAAAAGAAAAGCTTCAAGAAAATGCTCGTGTTGTTGGTTCCTACTTGAAAGAGCGCCTTTTGGCTATCAAAGATAAGTATGAAA TTGTTGGTGATGTGAGGGGAAAAGGACTGATGCTTGGCGTTGAACTAGTTACTGACCGCGAACTGAAAACTCCTGCAAGAGCTGAAACTCTGCATATCATGGACAAGATAAAAG ATATGGGAGTATTAGTTGGCAAGGGTGGATTCTATGGAAATGTCTTCAGAATTACACCTCCACTATGTTTCACTAAAGAAGATGCAG ATTTTCTAGCTGATGTCATGGATTGTGCACTGTCAAAGATATAA